The Monomorium pharaonis isolate MP-MQ-018 chromosome 5, ASM1337386v2, whole genome shotgun sequence genome includes a window with the following:
- the LOC105830400 gene encoding integrin beta-PS isoform X1, which translates to MNKQRWFRAPGVRMLGSSGWILVLGVVLVVSLSAQANYPSPPERLTGMNPCISKQTCHECIQTPHCAWCAAPKFPEKRCFLPNINTKIFATCPPEYTWNPDNFFSMLRHRNLTKGGYATGIGGGGGGYIETSQSNFSSSSHSHKESWGGSGGSRRHEAVQMWPQEVNLKLRINEAYRMSFAYSQAEDYPVDLYYLMDLSKSMEDDKKKLSDLGQLLVESMSKITSNFRLGFGSFVDKVVMPYVNTVPRSLIEPCDGCAAPYGYRNIMRLSQDTSKFAGLVRNASVSGNLDAPEGGFDAIMQAIVCRNQIGWREKARRLLVFSTDAGFHYAGDGKLGGIIKPNDGLCHLDAGGTYTHSSLQDYPSISQINLKVKQNAINIIWAVTEEQINVYKRLMKHVEGSFAGKLSDDSSNVVELIREQYDAISSSVEMKDTASSAVKVKYFSSCLGTGPAVETSKCDGLKVGTKVEFIAEIEVTSCPANRSEWKQKFDIYPVGINETLTVNLELLCDCECEREGHMYEKNSPECNAVGTLKCGVCECYDGFFGKHCECSSHQELTGFDKHFQLCRPDNTTLVDCSGRGTCTCGQCECEERENTDEVISGHFCECDNFSCDRDQGKLCSDHGTCECGQCVCNSGWTGPSCNCRSSNDSCIAPGTTNGILCSGHGDCICGECICHEEGNIRYSGKHCNKCPTCPSRCEELKPCVQCQMYKTGNYSEEECARNCKEFVPQGVDTVIVDVDNDEVPCFGTDEDDCKYNFVYYYNETNCLQVRAQNERECPPQVYMLGIVLGVIAAVVLIGLALLLLWKLLTTIHDRREFAKFEKERMMAKWDTGENPIYKQATSTFKNPTYAGK; encoded by the exons ATGAATAAGCAACGGTGGTTTCGTGCACCGGGGGTGAG AATGTTGGGCAGCTCAGGATGGATCCTGGTGTTGGGGGTGGTGCTGGTGGTGAGTCTGTCGGCACAGGCGAATTATCCCTCTCCTCCAGAAAGGCTGACTGGCATGAATCCATGTATCAGTAAGCAGACGTGCCACGAATGCATACAGACTCCACACTGCGCTTGGTGCGCAGCACCA AAATTCCCAGAAAAGAGGTGCTTCCTCCCAAACATCAATACCAAGATATTCGCGACGTGTCCTCCCGAGTACACATGGAATCCAGACAACTTCTTCAGCATGCTGCGACACCGGAACCTGACAAAGGGTGGTTATGCTACTGGTataggaggaggaggaggaggatacATCGAGACTTCACAGTCTAACTTTTCGTCTTCCTCACATTCGCACAAGGAGAGTTGGGGTGGCAGTGGCGGGAGTAGGAGGCACGAGGCTGTGCAAATGTGGCCACAGGAGGTCAATCTGAAGCTCAGAATAA ATGAAGCTTACAGAATGTCCTTTGCTTATTCTCAAGCGGAGGATTATCCCGTCGATCTCTACTATCTTATGGATCTGAGCAAGTCCATGGAGGACGATAAGAAGAAACTGTCTGATCTGGGCCAGTTGTTGGTCGAGAGTATGAGCAAGATCACGAGCAATTTTCGTCTAGGCTTTGGCAGCTTCGTCGACAAGGTCGTGATGCCATACGTCAACACAGTGCCGAGATC TCTTATCGAACCATGCGACGGTTGTGCAGCACCTTATGGATACAGGAATATCATGAGGCTTTCTCAGGACACGAGCAAATTTGCG GGGTTGGTGCGTAACGCATCGGTATCCGGTAACCTGGACGCTCCGGAGGGCGGTTTTGATGCGATCATGCAGGCTATAGTTTGTAGGAATCAGATTGGCTGGCGTGAAAAGGCACGCCGCCTGTTGGTATTCTCGACGGACGCCGGGTTTCACTACGCGGGCGACGGCAAGCTGGGTGGTATTATCAAACCGAACGACGGCCTCTGTCATCTGGATGCCGGTGGTACGTACACCCACTCGTCTCTGCAAGACTACCCGAGTATTTCGCAGATCAACCTGAAAGTAAAGCAGAACGCGATAAACATCATATGGGCGGTCACCGAGGAACAAATCAACGTTTACAAAAGGCTGATGAAGCATGTGGAGGGTTCCTTCGCCGGTAAGCTCTCGGATGATTCTAGCAACGTCGTGGAACTGATCCGCGAGCAGTATGACGCTATCTCAAGCTCGGTGGAAATGAAAGATACGGCCAGCAGCGCTGTCAAGGTGAAATACTTCTCGAGCTGTCTGGGCACCGGACCGGCGGTCGAGACGTCGAAATGCGATGGACTGAAAGTCGGCACGAAGGTGGAATTCATCGCAGAAATCGAGGTCACTAGTTGTCCAGCCAACAGATCAGAATGGAAGCAGAAGTTTGACATTTATCCG GTCGGTATCAATGAGACTCTTACGGTGAATCTGGAGTTGCTATGTGACTGCGAGTGCGAGCGTGAGGGCCACATGTACGAGAAAAACTCACCCGAGTGCAACGCCGTGGGCACGCTTAAGTGCGGCGTCTGCGAGTGTTATGACGGATTTTTCGGCAAACATTGCGAATGCAGCTCGCACCAGGAGCTAACCGGCTTTGACAAGCATTTCCAGTTATGTCGTCCCGACAATACTACCCTCGTAGACTGCTCCGGCCGCGGCACATGCACCTGCGGCCAGTGCGAGTGCGAGGAGCGGGAAAATACGGACGAG GTAATATCGGGACATTTTTGTGAGTGCGATAATTTCTCTTGCGATCGCGATCAGGGTAAACTCTGTTCCGATCATGGCACTTGCGAATGTGGCCAGTGCGTCTGTAATTCTGGCTGGACCGGTCCATCGTGCAACTGCAGGTCATCTAACGATTCCTGCATTGCACCGGGAACTACGAATGGAATACTTTGTTCAGGCCAT GGCGACTGTATCTGCGGCGAGTGCATCTGTCACGAGGAGGGTAACATTCGATATTCCGGCAAGCACTGCAACAAGTGCCCGACCTGCCCGAGCCGGTGCGAAGAGCTGAAGCCCTGCGTGCAGTGCCAGATGTACAAAACCGGGAACTACAGTGAGGAGGAGTGCGCGAGGAACTGCAAGGAATTCGTGCCCCAAGGCGTGGACACGGTGATTGTCGACGTAGACAACGACGAGGTGCCGTGCTTCGGCACAGATGAGGACGATTGCAAGTACAACTTCGTCTACTACTACAACGAGACCAACTGCCTGCAGGTGCGTGCTCAGAATGAGCGGGAATGTCCGCCGCAGGTCTACATGCTCGGCATTGTGCTTGGCGTGATCGCGGCGGTAGTTCTAATCGGTCTCGCGTTGCTTCTGCTCTGGAAACTGCTGACAACTATACACGATAGGCGAGAGTTCGCCAAATTCGAGAAGGAGAGGATGATGGCGAAGTGGGACACG GGAGAGAACCCAATATATAAGCAAGCGACTTCCACCTTCAAGAATCCGACCTACGCCGGGAAATAA
- the LOC105830400 gene encoding integrin beta-PS isoform X2: MGAKSMLGSSGWILVLGVVLVVSLSAQANYPSPPERLTGMNPCISKQTCHECIQTPHCAWCAAPKFPEKRCFLPNINTKIFATCPPEYTWNPDNFFSMLRHRNLTKGGYATGIGGGGGGYIETSQSNFSSSSHSHKESWGGSGGSRRHEAVQMWPQEVNLKLRINEAYRMSFAYSQAEDYPVDLYYLMDLSKSMEDDKKKLSDLGQLLVESMSKITSNFRLGFGSFVDKVVMPYVNTVPRSLIEPCDGCAAPYGYRNIMRLSQDTSKFAGLVRNASVSGNLDAPEGGFDAIMQAIVCRNQIGWREKARRLLVFSTDAGFHYAGDGKLGGIIKPNDGLCHLDAGGTYTHSSLQDYPSISQINLKVKQNAINIIWAVTEEQINVYKRLMKHVEGSFAGKLSDDSSNVVELIREQYDAISSSVEMKDTASSAVKVKYFSSCLGTGPAVETSKCDGLKVGTKVEFIAEIEVTSCPANRSEWKQKFDIYPVGINETLTVNLELLCDCECEREGHMYEKNSPECNAVGTLKCGVCECYDGFFGKHCECSSHQELTGFDKHFQLCRPDNTTLVDCSGRGTCTCGQCECEERENTDEVISGHFCECDNFSCDRDQGKLCSDHGTCECGQCVCNSGWTGPSCNCRSSNDSCIAPGTTNGILCSGHGDCICGECICHEEGNIRYSGKHCNKCPTCPSRCEELKPCVQCQMYKTGNYSEEECARNCKEFVPQGVDTVIVDVDNDEVPCFGTDEDDCKYNFVYYYNETNCLQVRAQNERECPPQVYMLGIVLGVIAAVVLIGLALLLLWKLLTTIHDRREFAKFEKERMMAKWDTGENPIYKQATSTFKNPTYAGK; encoded by the exons ATGGGAGCGAAATC AATGTTGGGCAGCTCAGGATGGATCCTGGTGTTGGGGGTGGTGCTGGTGGTGAGTCTGTCGGCACAGGCGAATTATCCCTCTCCTCCAGAAAGGCTGACTGGCATGAATCCATGTATCAGTAAGCAGACGTGCCACGAATGCATACAGACTCCACACTGCGCTTGGTGCGCAGCACCA AAATTCCCAGAAAAGAGGTGCTTCCTCCCAAACATCAATACCAAGATATTCGCGACGTGTCCTCCCGAGTACACATGGAATCCAGACAACTTCTTCAGCATGCTGCGACACCGGAACCTGACAAAGGGTGGTTATGCTACTGGTataggaggaggaggaggaggatacATCGAGACTTCACAGTCTAACTTTTCGTCTTCCTCACATTCGCACAAGGAGAGTTGGGGTGGCAGTGGCGGGAGTAGGAGGCACGAGGCTGTGCAAATGTGGCCACAGGAGGTCAATCTGAAGCTCAGAATAA ATGAAGCTTACAGAATGTCCTTTGCTTATTCTCAAGCGGAGGATTATCCCGTCGATCTCTACTATCTTATGGATCTGAGCAAGTCCATGGAGGACGATAAGAAGAAACTGTCTGATCTGGGCCAGTTGTTGGTCGAGAGTATGAGCAAGATCACGAGCAATTTTCGTCTAGGCTTTGGCAGCTTCGTCGACAAGGTCGTGATGCCATACGTCAACACAGTGCCGAGATC TCTTATCGAACCATGCGACGGTTGTGCAGCACCTTATGGATACAGGAATATCATGAGGCTTTCTCAGGACACGAGCAAATTTGCG GGGTTGGTGCGTAACGCATCGGTATCCGGTAACCTGGACGCTCCGGAGGGCGGTTTTGATGCGATCATGCAGGCTATAGTTTGTAGGAATCAGATTGGCTGGCGTGAAAAGGCACGCCGCCTGTTGGTATTCTCGACGGACGCCGGGTTTCACTACGCGGGCGACGGCAAGCTGGGTGGTATTATCAAACCGAACGACGGCCTCTGTCATCTGGATGCCGGTGGTACGTACACCCACTCGTCTCTGCAAGACTACCCGAGTATTTCGCAGATCAACCTGAAAGTAAAGCAGAACGCGATAAACATCATATGGGCGGTCACCGAGGAACAAATCAACGTTTACAAAAGGCTGATGAAGCATGTGGAGGGTTCCTTCGCCGGTAAGCTCTCGGATGATTCTAGCAACGTCGTGGAACTGATCCGCGAGCAGTATGACGCTATCTCAAGCTCGGTGGAAATGAAAGATACGGCCAGCAGCGCTGTCAAGGTGAAATACTTCTCGAGCTGTCTGGGCACCGGACCGGCGGTCGAGACGTCGAAATGCGATGGACTGAAAGTCGGCACGAAGGTGGAATTCATCGCAGAAATCGAGGTCACTAGTTGTCCAGCCAACAGATCAGAATGGAAGCAGAAGTTTGACATTTATCCG GTCGGTATCAATGAGACTCTTACGGTGAATCTGGAGTTGCTATGTGACTGCGAGTGCGAGCGTGAGGGCCACATGTACGAGAAAAACTCACCCGAGTGCAACGCCGTGGGCACGCTTAAGTGCGGCGTCTGCGAGTGTTATGACGGATTTTTCGGCAAACATTGCGAATGCAGCTCGCACCAGGAGCTAACCGGCTTTGACAAGCATTTCCAGTTATGTCGTCCCGACAATACTACCCTCGTAGACTGCTCCGGCCGCGGCACATGCACCTGCGGCCAGTGCGAGTGCGAGGAGCGGGAAAATACGGACGAG GTAATATCGGGACATTTTTGTGAGTGCGATAATTTCTCTTGCGATCGCGATCAGGGTAAACTCTGTTCCGATCATGGCACTTGCGAATGTGGCCAGTGCGTCTGTAATTCTGGCTGGACCGGTCCATCGTGCAACTGCAGGTCATCTAACGATTCCTGCATTGCACCGGGAACTACGAATGGAATACTTTGTTCAGGCCAT GGCGACTGTATCTGCGGCGAGTGCATCTGTCACGAGGAGGGTAACATTCGATATTCCGGCAAGCACTGCAACAAGTGCCCGACCTGCCCGAGCCGGTGCGAAGAGCTGAAGCCCTGCGTGCAGTGCCAGATGTACAAAACCGGGAACTACAGTGAGGAGGAGTGCGCGAGGAACTGCAAGGAATTCGTGCCCCAAGGCGTGGACACGGTGATTGTCGACGTAGACAACGACGAGGTGCCGTGCTTCGGCACAGATGAGGACGATTGCAAGTACAACTTCGTCTACTACTACAACGAGACCAACTGCCTGCAGGTGCGTGCTCAGAATGAGCGGGAATGTCCGCCGCAGGTCTACATGCTCGGCATTGTGCTTGGCGTGATCGCGGCGGTAGTTCTAATCGGTCTCGCGTTGCTTCTGCTCTGGAAACTGCTGACAACTATACACGATAGGCGAGAGTTCGCCAAATTCGAGAAGGAGAGGATGATGGCGAAGTGGGACACG GGAGAGAACCCAATATATAAGCAAGCGACTTCCACCTTCAAGAATCCGACCTACGCCGGGAAATAA
- the LOC105830400 gene encoding integrin beta-PS isoform X3, with the protein MLGSSGWILVLGVVLVVSLSAQANYPSPPERLTGMNPCISKQTCHECIQTPHCAWCAAPKFPEKRCFLPNINTKIFATCPPEYTWNPDNFFSMLRHRNLTKGGYATGIGGGGGGYIETSQSNFSSSSHSHKESWGGSGGSRRHEAVQMWPQEVNLKLRINEAYRMSFAYSQAEDYPVDLYYLMDLSKSMEDDKKKLSDLGQLLVESMSKITSNFRLGFGSFVDKVVMPYVNTVPRSLIEPCDGCAAPYGYRNIMRLSQDTSKFAGLVRNASVSGNLDAPEGGFDAIMQAIVCRNQIGWREKARRLLVFSTDAGFHYAGDGKLGGIIKPNDGLCHLDAGGTYTHSSLQDYPSISQINLKVKQNAINIIWAVTEEQINVYKRLMKHVEGSFAGKLSDDSSNVVELIREQYDAISSSVEMKDTASSAVKVKYFSSCLGTGPAVETSKCDGLKVGTKVEFIAEIEVTSCPANRSEWKQKFDIYPVGINETLTVNLELLCDCECEREGHMYEKNSPECNAVGTLKCGVCECYDGFFGKHCECSSHQELTGFDKHFQLCRPDNTTLVDCSGRGTCTCGQCECEERENTDEVISGHFCECDNFSCDRDQGKLCSDHGTCECGQCVCNSGWTGPSCNCRSSNDSCIAPGTTNGILCSGHGDCICGECICHEEGNIRYSGKHCNKCPTCPSRCEELKPCVQCQMYKTGNYSEEECARNCKEFVPQGVDTVIVDVDNDEVPCFGTDEDDCKYNFVYYYNETNCLQVRAQNERECPPQVYMLGIVLGVIAAVVLIGLALLLLWKLLTTIHDRREFAKFEKERMMAKWDTGENPIYKQATSTFKNPTYAGK; encoded by the exons ATGTTGGGCAGCTCAGGATGGATCCTGGTGTTGGGGGTGGTGCTGGTGGTGAGTCTGTCGGCACAGGCGAATTATCCCTCTCCTCCAGAAAGGCTGACTGGCATGAATCCATGTATCAGTAAGCAGACGTGCCACGAATGCATACAGACTCCACACTGCGCTTGGTGCGCAGCACCA AAATTCCCAGAAAAGAGGTGCTTCCTCCCAAACATCAATACCAAGATATTCGCGACGTGTCCTCCCGAGTACACATGGAATCCAGACAACTTCTTCAGCATGCTGCGACACCGGAACCTGACAAAGGGTGGTTATGCTACTGGTataggaggaggaggaggaggatacATCGAGACTTCACAGTCTAACTTTTCGTCTTCCTCACATTCGCACAAGGAGAGTTGGGGTGGCAGTGGCGGGAGTAGGAGGCACGAGGCTGTGCAAATGTGGCCACAGGAGGTCAATCTGAAGCTCAGAATAA ATGAAGCTTACAGAATGTCCTTTGCTTATTCTCAAGCGGAGGATTATCCCGTCGATCTCTACTATCTTATGGATCTGAGCAAGTCCATGGAGGACGATAAGAAGAAACTGTCTGATCTGGGCCAGTTGTTGGTCGAGAGTATGAGCAAGATCACGAGCAATTTTCGTCTAGGCTTTGGCAGCTTCGTCGACAAGGTCGTGATGCCATACGTCAACACAGTGCCGAGATC TCTTATCGAACCATGCGACGGTTGTGCAGCACCTTATGGATACAGGAATATCATGAGGCTTTCTCAGGACACGAGCAAATTTGCG GGGTTGGTGCGTAACGCATCGGTATCCGGTAACCTGGACGCTCCGGAGGGCGGTTTTGATGCGATCATGCAGGCTATAGTTTGTAGGAATCAGATTGGCTGGCGTGAAAAGGCACGCCGCCTGTTGGTATTCTCGACGGACGCCGGGTTTCACTACGCGGGCGACGGCAAGCTGGGTGGTATTATCAAACCGAACGACGGCCTCTGTCATCTGGATGCCGGTGGTACGTACACCCACTCGTCTCTGCAAGACTACCCGAGTATTTCGCAGATCAACCTGAAAGTAAAGCAGAACGCGATAAACATCATATGGGCGGTCACCGAGGAACAAATCAACGTTTACAAAAGGCTGATGAAGCATGTGGAGGGTTCCTTCGCCGGTAAGCTCTCGGATGATTCTAGCAACGTCGTGGAACTGATCCGCGAGCAGTATGACGCTATCTCAAGCTCGGTGGAAATGAAAGATACGGCCAGCAGCGCTGTCAAGGTGAAATACTTCTCGAGCTGTCTGGGCACCGGACCGGCGGTCGAGACGTCGAAATGCGATGGACTGAAAGTCGGCACGAAGGTGGAATTCATCGCAGAAATCGAGGTCACTAGTTGTCCAGCCAACAGATCAGAATGGAAGCAGAAGTTTGACATTTATCCG GTCGGTATCAATGAGACTCTTACGGTGAATCTGGAGTTGCTATGTGACTGCGAGTGCGAGCGTGAGGGCCACATGTACGAGAAAAACTCACCCGAGTGCAACGCCGTGGGCACGCTTAAGTGCGGCGTCTGCGAGTGTTATGACGGATTTTTCGGCAAACATTGCGAATGCAGCTCGCACCAGGAGCTAACCGGCTTTGACAAGCATTTCCAGTTATGTCGTCCCGACAATACTACCCTCGTAGACTGCTCCGGCCGCGGCACATGCACCTGCGGCCAGTGCGAGTGCGAGGAGCGGGAAAATACGGACGAG GTAATATCGGGACATTTTTGTGAGTGCGATAATTTCTCTTGCGATCGCGATCAGGGTAAACTCTGTTCCGATCATGGCACTTGCGAATGTGGCCAGTGCGTCTGTAATTCTGGCTGGACCGGTCCATCGTGCAACTGCAGGTCATCTAACGATTCCTGCATTGCACCGGGAACTACGAATGGAATACTTTGTTCAGGCCAT GGCGACTGTATCTGCGGCGAGTGCATCTGTCACGAGGAGGGTAACATTCGATATTCCGGCAAGCACTGCAACAAGTGCCCGACCTGCCCGAGCCGGTGCGAAGAGCTGAAGCCCTGCGTGCAGTGCCAGATGTACAAAACCGGGAACTACAGTGAGGAGGAGTGCGCGAGGAACTGCAAGGAATTCGTGCCCCAAGGCGTGGACACGGTGATTGTCGACGTAGACAACGACGAGGTGCCGTGCTTCGGCACAGATGAGGACGATTGCAAGTACAACTTCGTCTACTACTACAACGAGACCAACTGCCTGCAGGTGCGTGCTCAGAATGAGCGGGAATGTCCGCCGCAGGTCTACATGCTCGGCATTGTGCTTGGCGTGATCGCGGCGGTAGTTCTAATCGGTCTCGCGTTGCTTCTGCTCTGGAAACTGCTGACAACTATACACGATAGGCGAGAGTTCGCCAAATTCGAGAAGGAGAGGATGATGGCGAAGTGGGACACG GGAGAGAACCCAATATATAAGCAAGCGACTTCCACCTTCAAGAATCCGACCTACGCCGGGAAATAA
- the LOC105840904 gene encoding uncharacterized protein LOC105840904 isoform X1, whose protein sequence is MERGLWMRDRLLAGRRLVIRATEWPLWDVCCRMYRRVAVGHGDDGDAVGVTPSPGETTATTTTTTLSSPSASSPGPACRSEVCRYCRAMEKTLLWEDFTFFVNLYLIVVLNVTFWLYSVIGVPASRIPFRVLTVYFIIQVMIAFKFMDTLAPAAERQRVCSKLHWLWKSLLKLRSEKPGLYCTVLCLVAFGLWLLGHINPSTPYSIYWGIVLGSLILRLPLKLSDKVSEYFMSHKEWQCDSEIEDEFLPVVTEANLQVLNRVGETGDHSPTPTSMQSDTQNDSFYDEDFIEGLQEIAFNIPYHGEGSTDGVELSELELSVGENDAEENGIKFQTGHFEKSSSSSSEDVFDGKKIITVSSDESNGGDSDFEIIDKEEIAKIEM, encoded by the exons ATGGAGCGGGGACTCTGGATGCGGGACCGACTCCTGGCCGGTCGCCGGCTCGTGATACGTGCCACCGAGTGGCCCCTGTGGGACGTGTGCTGCCGGATGTACCGTCGAGTCGCCGTGGGtcacggcgacgacggcgacgccGTCGGGGTGACGCCGTCACCGGGGGaaacgacggcgacgacgacgacgacgacgttgtCGTCGCCGTCGGCGTCATCGCCTGGTCCGGCATGCCGGAGCGAGGTGTGCCGATACTGCCGCGCCATGGAGAAGACGCTGCTCTGGGAGGACTTCACGTTCTTCGTCAACCTCTACCTGATCGTCGTGCTCAACGTGACGTTCTG GCTCTATAGCGTGATTGGAGTACCGGCATCGCGGATACCATTCAGGGTTCTCACCGTGTACTTTATTATCCAAGTAATGATCGCTTTCAAATTCATGGACACCCTGGCCCCTGCAGC GGAGCGTCAAAGGGTATGCAGTAAGCTTCACTGGCTATGGAAGAGTCTGCTGAAGTTGCGGAGCGAGAAACCAGGATTG TACTGCACCGTCCTTTGCCTTGTGGCCTTCGGCTTGTGGCTCCTCGGTCACATCAATCCGTCGACCCCTTATTCGATATACTGGGGCATCGTATTGGGATCTCTGATACTGCGGTTACCTCTGAAATTGTCTGACAAAGTATCGGAGTACTTCATGTCACACAAAG aatgGCAATGCGACAGCGAAATCGAGGATGAATTTTTACCAGTGGTGACCGAGGCGAATCTGCAGGTGTTGAACCGAGTGGGAGAGACGGGCGATCACTCGCCAACACCGACGAGCATGCAATCGGACACTCAGAACG ATTCTTTTTATGACGAGGATTTCATCGAGGGCCTCCAGGAGATAGCGTTCAACATACCGTACCACGGTGAAGGTAGTACCGATGGTGTCGAGCTGTCTGAACTGGAGCTTAGCGTCGGCGAGAACGATGCCGAGGAGAATGGCATAAAGTTTCAGACCGGCCACTTCGAAAAGAGCTCCTCGTCCTCCTCCGAGGACGTTTTCGATGGGAAGAAAATAATCACGGTCAGCAGCGATGAGAGCAACGGCGGCGATAGCGACTTCGAGATAATCGACAAGGAGGAAATAGCGAAGATAGAAATGTGA
- the LOC105840904 gene encoding uncharacterized protein LOC105840904 isoform X2: protein MRVNVRRYLGERQQFRLRFRCLRTRARFRCLRDRERSYARLYSVIGVPASRIPFRVLTVYFIIQVMIAFKFMDTLAPAAERQRVCSKLHWLWKSLLKLRSEKPGLYCTVLCLVAFGLWLLGHINPSTPYSIYWGIVLGSLILRLPLKLSDKVSEYFMSHKEWQCDSEIEDEFLPVVTEANLQVLNRVGETGDHSPTPTSMQSDTQNDSFYDEDFIEGLQEIAFNIPYHGEGSTDGVELSELELSVGENDAEENGIKFQTGHFEKSSSSSSEDVFDGKKIITVSSDESNGGDSDFEIIDKEEIAKIEM, encoded by the exons ATGCGCGTAAATGTGAGGCGATATCTCGGAGAACGACAACAATTTCGTCTTCGCTTCCGGTGTTTACGGACCCGCGCGCGCTTCCGGTGTTTACGCGATCGGGAAAGATCATATGCAAG GCTCTATAGCGTGATTGGAGTACCGGCATCGCGGATACCATTCAGGGTTCTCACCGTGTACTTTATTATCCAAGTAATGATCGCTTTCAAATTCATGGACACCCTGGCCCCTGCAGC GGAGCGTCAAAGGGTATGCAGTAAGCTTCACTGGCTATGGAAGAGTCTGCTGAAGTTGCGGAGCGAGAAACCAGGATTG TACTGCACCGTCCTTTGCCTTGTGGCCTTCGGCTTGTGGCTCCTCGGTCACATCAATCCGTCGACCCCTTATTCGATATACTGGGGCATCGTATTGGGATCTCTGATACTGCGGTTACCTCTGAAATTGTCTGACAAAGTATCGGAGTACTTCATGTCACACAAAG aatgGCAATGCGACAGCGAAATCGAGGATGAATTTTTACCAGTGGTGACCGAGGCGAATCTGCAGGTGTTGAACCGAGTGGGAGAGACGGGCGATCACTCGCCAACACCGACGAGCATGCAATCGGACACTCAGAACG ATTCTTTTTATGACGAGGATTTCATCGAGGGCCTCCAGGAGATAGCGTTCAACATACCGTACCACGGTGAAGGTAGTACCGATGGTGTCGAGCTGTCTGAACTGGAGCTTAGCGTCGGCGAGAACGATGCCGAGGAGAATGGCATAAAGTTTCAGACCGGCCACTTCGAAAAGAGCTCCTCGTCCTCCTCCGAGGACGTTTTCGATGGGAAGAAAATAATCACGGTCAGCAGCGATGAGAGCAACGGCGGCGATAGCGACTTCGAGATAATCGACAAGGAGGAAATAGCGAAGATAGAAATGTGA
- the LOC105840892 gene encoding tRNA methyltransferase 10 homolog A, with the protein MPGKITYLDDMDNVNSTEDNAIVVADELSESPTTNMSKRQLKRLERKKKWLERKSEKRLRERKKAREKRAYARANNLSLGPSRKVLKQSTMAASACTLTVTIDLSFDELMIDKDIAKLTKQILRCYTLNRRATAPMQFSLTGFTGKSRASMEKHNGYKHWDVSFHTEQYMDVYPKDKIVYLTSESKNVIDCLEHDCVYVIGGLVDHNAHKGMCHKLAIEAGVRHGRLPLDKFLQMKARKVLTIDHVFEILLRVSEGDTWQEAFLKVLPERKNARPIVSVQSKEDESQDLKPDDVNNVRPVDVNNTVSIDVNNTVIKIIEDVCNKEYDNRPEYNTDSKEILHENSCIA; encoded by the exons ATGCCGGGAAAGATTACCTATTTGGACGATATGGATAACGTAAATTCTACGGAGGACAATGCGATTGTAGTTGCAGACGAATTGTCGGAGTCACCGACGACGAATATGAGCAAGCGTCAATTGAAGAGGTTGGAGAGGAAAAAGAAGTGGCTGGAGCGAAAAAGCGAGAAGAG ATtgcgagagaggaagaaagcgAGGGAGAAGcgcgcgtacgcgcgcgccAACAACCTGAGCCTAGGTCCGTCCAGAAAGGTCTTGAAGCAGAGTACCATGGCGGCAAGCGCGTGTACGCTCACGGTGACCATCGATCTGTCATTTGACGAGCTGATGATCGACAAGGATATTGCTAAGCTAACTAAACAGATACTGCGGTGCTATACGTTGAACAGAAGGGCCACGGCGCCTATGCAATTCTCCCTCACTGGCTTCACCGGCAAGTCACGGGCCAGTATGGAGAAGCATAATGGTTATAAGCACTGGGAT GTGAGTTTTCACACGGAGCAATACATGGACGTTTATCCCAAAGATAAAATCGTATATCTCACAAGCGAGTCGAAAAACGTGATAGATTGTTTGGAACATGATTGTGTGTATGTCATAGGTGGCCTTGTTGATCACAACGCACATAAG gGTATGTGCCACAAGTTGGCGATAGAGGCTGGTGTTAGGCATGGCCGACTGCCATTAGACAAGTTCTTGCAGATGAAAGCGAGAAAAGTGTTGACTATTGATCATG TCTTTGAGATACTGTTAAGGGTTTCGGAAGGCGATACTTGGCAAGAGGCATTTCTGAAAGTTTTGCCGGAAAGAAAGAACGCTCGGCCAATAGTTTCTGTGCAATCCAAAGAAGACGAATCACAAGATCTGAAACCTGATGATGTAAATAATGTGAGGCCAGTTGATGTAAATAATACAGTGTCGATTGATGTAAATAATACAGTTATAAAGATTATAGAAGATGTTTGCAATAAGGAGTACGATAACAGACCAGAATACAATACGGATTCGAAGGAAATCTTGCATGAGAATTCATGTATAGCGTAA